Within the Achromobacter spanius genome, the region GCAGAAAGCAGAAAGCCCGCCGATAAGGCGGGCTCTGTTTTGCCGGGTGCGCCAAAGAGAGGTGTGTCTTTGGGTGGTGGCCAGCCCATGTTTCGGGCTGGCTGTGGGCGTTCAGTGCAGCTTGTGCAGCGGGATCATGCGGCTTCGGCGGCTTCCTGCTCAGCGGACGCCACGGCGCCTGCGTTGATGTGGCGGTTGACGGCGCTCAGTACGGCCTGGAACGAGGCGGTCACGATGTCGCGGTCGATTCCTACGCCAAAGCCCGTGCCGGACTCGCCGACGCGCAGTTCCACGTAGGAGGCGGCACGCGTGCCGGTGCCGGTGCCAATGGCGTGCTCGTGGTAGTCCATGATGCGCACGGGCACGTCCAGCGCGGCAACGAAGGCCGAGATGGCGCCATCGCCCTTACCCGTGACGACCCGGCGTTCGCCGTTGTATTCCAGTTCGGCTTCGATGCTGAAGTGCTGGCCCTCGCCCGCCGACGGGTTGCCGTCGATGCGGTGGCGGATCAGCTTCCACGGCGTGTTCTGTTCAAGGTACTCACGATTGAAAATCGTGTGCACGTCGTCGGCGGTGACTTCGCTGCCGGTCTCATCCGTAACGCGCTGGATGGCGCGGCTGAATTCAATCTGCAGGCGGCGCGGCAAGACCAGGCCGTGTTCCTGTTCAAGCAGGTACGACACGCCACCCTTGCCGGACTGGCTGTTCACGCGGATCACGGCATCGTAGCTGCGGCCAAGGTCGGCGGGGTCGATCGGCAAGTACGGCACTTCCCAGACGGCGTCGGCTTGTTGCAGCGCAAAGCCCTTCTTGATGGCGTCCTGGTGCGAACCCGAGAACGCCGTGAAGACCAGGTCGCCCGCGTACGGATGGCGCGGGTGCACCGGCAATTGGTTGCAGTATTCGGCGCAGCGGCGCACTTCGTCGATGTCGGAGAAGTCCAGGCCCGGATGTACGCCTTGCGTGTACAGATTCAACGCGAGCGTGACGAGGTCGACGTTGCCGGTGCGTTCGCCGCTGCCGAACAGGCAGCCTTCGATCCGGTCGGCACCGGCCATCACGGCAAACTCAGCGGCGGCAACTGCCGTGCCGCGATCGTTGTGCGGATGCACGCTAAGCACGATGCTGTCGCGGCGCGCCAGGTTCTTGTGCATCCATTCGATCTGGTCGGCGTACAGGTTGGGGCTGGTGGCTTCGATGGTGGCGGGCAAATTCAGCACCATCTTGTGATCGGGCGTGGGCTGCCAGACATCGGCCACGGCATCCGACACTTCCAACGCGAATTCGGGTTCGGTGGTGCTGAACACTTCGGGCGAATACTCGTAGCTCCATTTGGTTTCGGGGCGCTGCGAGGTGTATTGCTTGATCAGGCGCGTGCCGGTGGTGGCGATGCCCTTGATCTCGTCCTTGGACATGTTGAACACGACCTTGCGGAAGGCCGGCGCGCAGGCGTTGTACATGTGGACGATGGCTTGCTTGGCGCCCGC harbors:
- the leuA gene encoding 2-isopropylmalate synthase, encoding MMLANPATKYVPFAPFARDFSERTWPSRRITKAPIWMSTDLRDGNQALIEPMSVERKLRFFEQLVKIGFKEIEVGFPSASQTDFDFVRKLIDEKRIPDDVTIIVLTQSREDLISRTVEAAAGAKQAIVHMYNACAPAFRKVVFNMSKDEIKGIATTGTRLIKQYTSQRPETKWSYEYSPEVFSTTEPEFALEVSDAVADVWQPTPDHKMVLNLPATIEATSPNLYADQIEWMHKNLARRDSIVLSVHPHNDRGTAVAAAEFAVMAGADRIEGCLFGSGERTGNVDLVTLALNLYTQGVHPGLDFSDIDEVRRCAEYCNQLPVHPRHPYAGDLVFTAFSGSHQDAIKKGFALQQADAVWEVPYLPIDPADLGRSYDAVIRVNSQSGKGGVSYLLEQEHGLVLPRRLQIEFSRAIQRVTDETGSEVTADDVHTIFNREYLEQNTPWKLIRHRIDGNPSAGEGQHFSIEAELEYNGERRVVTGKGDGAISAFVAALDVPVRIMDYHEHAIGTGTGTRAASYVELRVGESGTGFGVGIDRDIVTASFQAVLSAVNRHINAGAVASAEQEAAEAA